The Halomonas binhaiensis nucleotide sequence AATCGCGCGCGCCAGCCACCAGCAGGCCGAGGCCCAGGTGGCAGCGGCCAAGGCCAACATTCAGCAGGCCATCGAACAGATGGGGGGAGACGACTCGGAGAACAACACCCTCCTCAACTCGGCGCTGGTCGCAGTGGAGAAGGCCGAGCTGGACCTTTCCAATACCGTAGTCCGGGCTTCATCACGCGGCGTGATCACTGACTTGCGTGCCGATGTTGGACAGTTTGCCGGTACGGGAAGCCCAGTGCTGACCCTGGTGGCGATCAATGATGTCTGGGTCAATGCCGAATTCACCGAAAACAACCTGGGCCATGTGGCGCCAGGTACGCCGGTGGACCTTCTGTTCGATGCCCTGCCAGGACAAGTGTTTCACGGTGAGGTTCGCAGCATCGGCCTGGGTGTGAGTGACGGCCGGAGCCAGCCCGCAGGTACACTTCCGACCCTCCAGAACGACCGAGACTGGTTACGCCAGGCACAGCGCTTTCCGGTCATCGTCAGCTTCGACAGTGCCCAGGATCCCGCCCTGCAGGCACAGCTACGCATCGGTGGCCAGGTGTCTGTCATCGCCTACGGCGAGGGTGCCGGGCCGCTGAGCTGGCTGGGCAAGCTCTACATTCGCATCGCCAGCTGGCTGACCTATGTCTATTGAGCGCCGTACGACAAAGATGCCACTCGCGGCACGGCGCACCTTCCGCTTTGCCCTGGTGGTAGCCCTGTCACTCGTTCTTGCCTACGGCCTCGGCACACCACTGCCCTTTCTTGCCCCACTGTTCGGAGTGCTGCTCACCACGGCGCCTGCCCCACCGGTGGGAGTAAAGGGACTGCTGACACTGACCCTGGTCGTCACGCTCACGCTGGGGATAGGGCTGGTGCTTGCCCCGATGCTCCGCCAATATCCCCTCTCGGCAGTGCTGATCATTGCCGTGAGTCTCTATTTGAGCACCTTGCTCAATGTAGGACTCGGCAAGGGACTGGTCAGCACTCTGCTCATCATGGGATCCACCCTCATTCCCGCCGCCGGGCTGGTCAGCCAGGCCCTCGCCGCCAGCGTGATTCAGGCACTGATCATCGGCATCTTTCTGGCCATCATCAGCCAGTGGCTCATCTACCCTTTCTTTCCCGAGGATTCGGCCAAGCAAGGCTCTGCGCCCCCACCCCCGGATGCCGGCCAGTCAAACTGGATCGCCCTGCGTGCCACTCTGATCGTGCTGCCACCTGTGCTGCTGGCGTTCACCAACCCATCGCTCTACCTGCCGCTGATCATGAAATCTGCCCTGCTGGCCCAACAGGGCTCTGTGGTCAGCGCTCGGGCTGCCGGTCGTGAACTGCTCGGCTCCACCTTCCTCGCCGGTGGCTTGGCCATCCTGTTCTGGTTTGGCCTGAAGCTTTGGCCGAGCCTGTGGATGTTCTTCCTGTGGATGCTGCTGGTCGGCCTCTACGTGGCAAGCAAGCTGTATGGCGTTCTCGCTAGCCGCTTCGCTCCCACTTTCTGGCAGAACGTGATCGTGACGCTGCTGATCCTGCTCGGCCCTGCCGTCGAGGACAGCGCCAATGGCAAGGACGTCTATGAGGCCTTCATCGTGCGCTTCGCTCTGTTCATTGCGGTAACAGCCTACGCCTGGAGCGCAATTTTCGCCCTGGAGCGGCTACGCGCACGTCGCCTCGCTCGCTCCTCGTCTTCTTTCAACACCGGAACCCCACGATGCTGATGAATCTCTTGATCGGCCTCTCCACCATGGCCGTATGTCTTCTGCTACAGACGTTGCTGCTCACCATCGCCATCCGCTATTACACGCGTCACCGCGAGCAGGTCTCCGGCCCATCGGCCTGGAAGACGCTGAAGATTCTCAACATCGTCATGACGATCCTGGTGCTGGGCAACCTCACCCAGGTCACCCTTTGGGCACTGGTCTTCAGAATGCTCGGCGAATTCGAGATATTCAGCACTGCGGTCTATCACTCAGCGGTGAACTTCGCGACACTCGGCTACGGTGACATTGTGATGTCCGAACAGCACCGACTGCTCGGTCCACTGGAGGCGATCAATGGGGTATTGATGATCGGCGTCTCTACTGCCGCCCTGATGGCGACCGTCCAGGATATGGTCAAGCGGACCATCCTCGCCCGGCAGCAGGACGACCACCGTTAAGAGCGTGAGGAGCCCTTTGATTACGTGCTGAGCTGAGCATGACAATCCGCTAGTATCATCATTCGGGCCCAGGTCAGGTCGCCGAATTGTCGCTCAGGTCATGTCATGGATATCAAACAGCTCAAGTTTCTCGTTGCCCTTGATCAAACCCGGCACTTCGGCAAGGCCGCCGATCTTTGCCATGTCACCCAGCCGACGCTGTCGATGCGCATCAAGGGCCTGGAAGATGAGCTCGACCTGGTACTGATAAGGCGCGGCCATCGTTTCGAAGGCTTCACCGAAGCCGGTGAAAGAATACTGGCCTGGGCCAAAACCCTGCTGACCGCCCACGACGGACTTCAGGCCGAAGCCGCCAATTGCCGTGGCCAACTAGTGGGGAATCTGCGGATTGGCATGGTGCCGCTTGCCAGCTTCGACCCCATGCAACTGCTGAAGCCACTCTCGCAACGCTACCCCGAACTTTCCTTCCAGCTCTCATCCATGAGTTCCGAACAGATCATCGACGGCTTGAGCAGCAATGATCTCGATCTTGGCCTTTGTTATCTCGACAACGAAAGCACGGAACAATTCGAGGCGATCGCATTGGATGTCACCAGCATGGGGTTGCTGTCTGATATTCGTTACTTCCACTTCGAAGGCGAAACGCTGACCTGGCAAGAGGTCAGCGAAGTGCCCCTGGGCATGCTGTCGAAAACCATGCGTTTTCGGCAGTCGATCATGCTGAAGATGAGTGGCCTTGGGCTACACCCGACCCCGGTACTGGAAAGCGACTCCACCTATCAGCTGGCGCAGGCCGTCAAGTCCGGTATCTGCTGCGCCATCGTGCCATTGCAGAGCGGCACCGATATCCTGAGTGATGAGCTGCGCATCATCCCGATTGCCAATGCCAACACCAACGCTCCCATTAGCTTGCTCATGCGGCAGGCGGAGCCACGTTCGGCCCTGGCCGAGAAGTGCTTTGAGTTGGCGAAAGAGATCTTCGCCAAGGAAAACTCGGTATAAATAAATGGCTGCGCTATTCAAGAAGCAAAAGCGGTCCATCACGAAAAAAAGCACGAAAAAGGGAGCCTCAAGGGGCTCCCTGTCTTGTTTAGCCTTCTTATCTAGCTATTTTGTTTGGCCATATCTTGTTTGGCCGTCTCTAGTCTAGAGAGCGGCGCTTGGAATGGTGTTGTCTTCCTGGGCCTTTTCCAGCTTGATCGCGATAAATTTCGATGTCGGGGTAAAGGTTCTTTCCCCGTAGCTATCCAGCGGTACCAGGGGATTGGTTTCCGGATAATAGGCGGCGGCCTGCCCTGCGGGTATGTCATAGGCTACCAGCATGAAACCGGACACACGGCGCTCGCGGCCGTCATCCCAGAGGGACACCAGGTCAACCTTGTCGCCTGGCGCAAACCCCAGCCGACGAATCTCCTCTTCATTGACGAAAATGACTTCACGCAGCCCAAACACGCCACGGTAACGATCATCCAGGCCATACAAGGTGGTGTTGTACTGATCATGCGAGCGCATGGTCTGCAGGATCAGGTCTGGCTTGTCCCCCCGTGCTGTCACGCCTTCATTGATGAGCTGCTTGGGCAGCGCACAGGGCTTGAACTGCGCCTTGCCGCTTGCGGTATTCCAGCGCCGTTCGGAGGCCGCATTGCCCAGATGAAACCCACCTGGCTGTTGCAGCTTGGCATTGAAATCGGCGAAGCCGGGAATGGTATCGGCAATCAGGTCACGAATGCGGTCATAGTGAGCAATGACATTGTCCCAGTCGATCGGATGGTTGCCCAGGGTCGCCTTGGCCATGCCCGCAATGATCGCAGGCTCCGAGCGCAGGTGTTCAGAGCCCGGAGGAAGCTGGCCGTAAGAGATATGCACCATGCTGAAGGTATCTTCGACCGTCACGCCCTGCGGCCCTTCGGCCTGCATGTCCACTTCTGTCCGCCCCAGGCAAGGCAGGATCAGTGCTTCCTTGCCGGTCACCAGGTGGGAACGGTTCAACTTGGTGGAAATATGCACCGTCAGGTCACACTTGCGCATGGCCTCGTGAGTCCGCGGGGTATCCGGGGTCGCCTGAACGAAATTGCCGCCCAGGCCGATGAACACATTGGCATATTGATCTTCCATCGCCTGAATGGCGCGCACGGTGTTGTGGCCGTGTTGGCGCGGTACCTTGAAGGCGAAGCGCTGTTCCAGGGCATCCAGCAGCCAGGCGGGGGGCTGCTCATCGATGCCCATAGTGCGGTCGCCCTGCACATTGCTGTGCCCGCGCACCGGAGAAAGACCGGCACCGGGCTTGCCGACATTGCCGCGCAACAGCATCAGGTTGGCGATCTCCTGCACCGTGGGCACCGAGTGGCGATGCTGCGTCACCCCCATGGCCCAACACATGATCACCCGCTCGGCACGACGATACATGTCAGCCGCCAGCTGGATATCGGACAGGCTCAATCCGGACTGTTCGACGATCTGATCCCACGATGTGGCATCCACTTGCGCCAGGTAATCATCCAGCCCAACGGTATGCTGCTGGAGGAACTGATGGTCGAATACTGCAGGCTGGCCAGCCTGTTGCGCTTCACGTTCCCACTGCAACAGGAACTTGGCGATGCCACGCATCACGGCCATGTCGCCCCCCAGGGCGGGCCGGAAGTAGGCCGTGTTGGTCGGCTCGGAGCCATTGCTCAGCATTTCGAAGGGATGTTGAGGATGCTGGAAACGTTCCAGGCCACGTTCCTTGAGCGGGTTGAAGCACACCACTTGCGCCCCCCGTTCGACCGCTTCACGCAGGGGTTCAAGCATGCGGGGGTGGTTCGTGCCCGGATTCTGGCCGATGACAAAGATCGCATCTGCCTTTTCCAGGTCATCGAACACCACGGTGCCCTTGCCTACCCCGATGGTGTCGGTCATGCCGATACCGCTGGCCTCGTGACACATGTTGGAGCAATCAGGAAAGTTGTTGGTACCAAAGGCCCGTACGAACAGCTGATAGAGGAAAGCGGCTTCGTTACTCGCCCGGCCCGAAGTGTAGAACTCGGCCTGATCGGGAGAATCGAGACGCTGCAGATGCTTGGCGATCAGGGCGAACGCTTCATCCCATGTGGTTTCGACATAGTGATCGCTGTTGGCATCGTAGCGCATGGGGTGAGTCAAACGCCCCTGGTACTCCAGCCAATAATCGCTCTGACGCGCCAGTTGCGACACACTATGTTCGGCAAAGAAACGCGGACCAACATAGCGACCGGTGGATTCCCAGTTGACCGCCTTGGCCCCGTTCTCGCAGAACTTGACCAGCCCCTTCTCGGGCGACTCGCCCCAGGCGCAGCCAGGGCAATCGAAGCCACTGTTCTGGTTGGTCTTCAGCATCGCCCGCAGGTTCTTGACCGGCTTCTCACTTCCCAGCCAGCTTTTCGTGACGCTTTTCAGCGCTCCCCAACCCGCCGCGGGTCCTGCGTATTCTTTTACCTTTCCTTTATCGGACATCGAGACTCCAGCACTAAAAAAAACGTCATGATGAGTATTCTTTGAACTCACGATCACGTTGACTTCAAGAAAATACGCTGGCTAACAATCTCCGTCCAATCGATATCTCTTACCCATTGATAAGCACTGTCTATCGAGGTGGTATCAGGAACTTCATCCCCCGGCCGGCCTGTGCACGGCAATGCCGCTCATGACAAGCATGATGCCGAGCAGATCCTGCAGGGTGGGTATCTGCGCCAGGACGATGGCAGCGATGATCGTCGCCGAGGCAGGCAGGAGCGCCAACAGCAAGGCAAATGACTCACGCGGCAGGCGCGACATGGCGAGCTGATCGCAGGCATAGGGAATCACTGACGAGCAGATGCCAACACCCATGCCCACCAATATTACCAATGGCATGCCAAAGGCTCGCTCGGCTTCCAGGTGCTGATCAGAAGTGACCGACCACTCTGATAGAAGTTTTTTACTGTGTTTCTTTTTCCCTTATGCTCCTTTTTACCTACGTTTCGAGCTTCACTGATCGCGATGAATGGCGCAAAGTAGCGAGCTATCTAAAAGAGCCATCAAAAAAGCATTATTTCAGGATTTCCTTATGTCGACTTTCGAGCGCGTCAATCGCCTGTTTCCGGTGTGGGCCATTCTCTTTGCCCTCTGTGCTGCCTGGCAGCCAGAGTGGTTCACTGGCCTGGCTGCCCAAATTCAACTGCTGCTGGCCATCATCATGTTCGCCATGGGGCTGACACTGTCACGACATGATTTTCTCGGTGTGATTCGTGCGCCGTTACCGATCGTGGTCGGGCTGATTCTGCAGTTCTCGATCATGCCGCTGGCGGCGCTGCTGGTGTCCTGGGCACTTGGCCTGTCGCCGGAATTGACCACCGGCATGGTGCTGGTGGGCGCCACTGCCGGAGGCACCGCCTCGAATGTCATGACCTGGCTGGCAGGAGGCAATGTGGCGCTGTCGGTATCCATGACCCTGGTCTCGACGCTGGTCTCGGTGGCAGCCACGCCGCTGCTGACCTGGGCCCTGGTCGGACAGAGTGTCGAGGTCCCCGTATGGGGCATGTTCCTCAGCATTGCCAAGCTGGTGATCGCGCCGATTGCATTCGGTGTGATCATTCACCACTTCCTTGGTCAGCAGATCAAGCGCGTCGAGCCTGCTCTGGCGACCCTGGCGATGGTGGCCATCGTCATCATCATTGCCATTGTGGTCGGTCTCAATGCCGGACGCCTGGCCACGCTGGGGCCGATGGTGGCACTCGCCGTGGTGCTGCATAACGCCATCGGCCTGGCCGGGGGATACAACATCGGGCGCCTGCTCGGTTTCGACAAGCGGACCTCGCGCACCATCGCCATCGAAGTCGGCATGCAGAACTCCGGTCTGGCCGTATCCCTTGCCAGCCAGTTCTTTTCCGCCACATCGGCGCTGCCCGGCGCCTTGTTCTCTGTATGGCACAATGTCTCGGGCTCACTGCTGGCTGGTTACTGGAAGCGCCGTTCAGTGGATGACGAACCGGAACAGTCTCTCGCCAAATAGTCCCCTGCTTGAGATGAGCCCTAGTTGAGATGAACCTTCGTTGAGATGAACCTTCGTTGAGATGAACCTTCGATTGATATGAACCTTCAGGGCCGAGCATGCCAACATGCTCGGCCTTTTTGATGGTGTCAGCGGCGATTGAGTCGCGCAGGCATTTATGTAGTGTTTCCTTAGCACCTCTTTCCGCGGAGACCTAAACTTCAAACGAGGGAAGACCTATATACTCCCAAGGAGGTCACGATGGGCATCCCGATTCTCGCTTCTCAACGCCTCAGCCAACTGACGGGCTCTGTACTGCTGAGTGTTCTCGCCTTGGGGTCCGCCTCGCCTGCCTCGGCAGATACCCCGCTGGTGATTGCCACCGCCAGCCCCACCGGGGTCTACCACATCACAGGTCGAATCCTGTGCCGCCTGGTGCAGACACCCTGTGAAGCGCGCCCTTCCGGCGGTTCCGTCGACAACCTTCGTGCTCTGCGCGCCGATGAAGTGCCCATCGCCCTGGCTCAATCCGACCTTCAATACCATGCGGTGTCAGGGACAGAAGGATTCGCCGAGGCAGGACCCGACGAGAGCCTGCGCGCCCTATTTTCGGTACATAGCGAGCCTTTCACTCTGGTGGCCCGCCGAGACGCCGGCATAGACACCCTGGACGACCTGGCAGGGCATTCGGTGAATATCGGTAATCCAGGCTCCGGGCAGCGAGGCACCATGCTGCAACTGATGGAAGCCCAGGACTGGACCTTCAGCGACTTCGCCGTAGTCAACGAGTTGCCCGCCGATCAGCAGTCCATGGAGCTGTGCCACGGCAACATCGACGCTATGGTCTACACCGTGGGGCATCCCGACACCTCCATCCGCCAGGCCGTCGATCTCTGCGATGCCGTACTGGTGAATGTCGAAGGACCCGCCGTCGACGCCCTGCTGGAAAACGCCCCCTACTACAGCCAAGCGACCATTCCCGCCGGGCTCTATTACGAAGACCAACCCGAGATCACCACCTTCGGCGTGCGCGCCACCCTACTCACCAACGAGTCCACTGACCCCGACCTGGTCTATGAACTGGTCTCCACGCTATTCGACAACTTCGATCGCTTCACCACCTTCCACCCCGCCTATTCCGTCCTCACCCCTGAAACCATGATCGAAGATGGACTGTCCGCACCACTGCACGAAGGCGCCCTGCGTTACTACCAGGAGCAAGGGTGGATGGAAGATGACGACGCGGTTGGGGAGAACGGTATGGGGGATGGTGTGGAGGAGGAGACCAAGGAAGAAGGCGAATAAGTCTTGGTTGACGAGCCATTCTTTATTTTTCATCGATGTTGTGCACCAAGGGTGCACAACAAA carries:
- a CDS encoding HlyD family secretion protein, translated to MTDKRHQDDPAEADDQAQSDSGEPSPTPPDGTEQKDAGGMVRKGGIGVALVILVSLVAYLLADRYTPYTSQARIDGYVVGVAPQVAGIVTQVWVRNNQAVEKGEKLFEIDPSQYRIALNKALSDIDNTRRQVGAGGAAVEAARANLVAAQANALKAQQDATRLQRLYAEDAGTISVRRLEIARASHQQAEAQVAAAKANIQQAIEQMGGDDSENNTLLNSALVAVEKAELDLSNTVVRASSRGVITDLRADVGQFAGTGSPVLTLVAINDVWVNAEFTENNLGHVAPGTPVDLLFDALPGQVFHGEVRSIGLGVSDGRSQPAGTLPTLQNDRDWLRQAQRFPVIVSFDSAQDPALQAQLRIGGQVSVIAYGEGAGPLSWLGKLYIRIASWLTYVY
- a CDS encoding DUF2955 domain-containing protein, which gives rise to MPLAARRTFRFALVVALSLVLAYGLGTPLPFLAPLFGVLLTTAPAPPVGVKGLLTLTLVVTLTLGIGLVLAPMLRQYPLSAVLIIAVSLYLSTLLNVGLGKGLVSTLLIMGSTLIPAAGLVSQALAASVIQALIIGIFLAIISQWLIYPFFPEDSAKQGSAPPPPDAGQSNWIALRATLIVLPPVLLAFTNPSLYLPLIMKSALLAQQGSVVSARAAGRELLGSTFLAGGLAILFWFGLKLWPSLWMFFLWMLLVGLYVASKLYGVLASRFAPTFWQNVIVTLLILLGPAVEDSANGKDVYEAFIVRFALFIAVTAYAWSAIFALERLRARRLARSSSSFNTGTPRC
- a CDS encoding potassium channel family protein, whose protein sequence is MLMNLLIGLSTMAVCLLLQTLLLTIAIRYYTRHREQVSGPSAWKTLKILNIVMTILVLGNLTQVTLWALVFRMLGEFEIFSTAVYHSAVNFATLGYGDIVMSEQHRLLGPLEAINGVLMIGVSTAALMATVQDMVKRTILARQQDDHR
- a CDS encoding LysR family transcriptional regulator; the protein is MDIKQLKFLVALDQTRHFGKAADLCHVTQPTLSMRIKGLEDELDLVLIRRGHRFEGFTEAGERILAWAKTLLTAHDGLQAEAANCRGQLVGNLRIGMVPLASFDPMQLLKPLSQRYPELSFQLSSMSSEQIIDGLSSNDLDLGLCYLDNESTEQFEAIALDVTSMGLLSDIRYFHFEGETLTWQEVSEVPLGMLSKTMRFRQSIMLKMSGLGLHPTPVLESDSTYQLAQAVKSGICCAIVPLQSGTDILSDELRIIPIANANTNAPISLLMRQAEPRSALAEKCFELAKEIFAKENSV
- a CDS encoding FdhF/YdeP family oxidoreductase encodes the protein MSDKGKVKEYAGPAAGWGALKSVTKSWLGSEKPVKNLRAMLKTNQNSGFDCPGCAWGESPEKGLVKFCENGAKAVNWESTGRYVGPRFFAEHSVSQLARQSDYWLEYQGRLTHPMRYDANSDHYVETTWDEAFALIAKHLQRLDSPDQAEFYTSGRASNEAAFLYQLFVRAFGTNNFPDCSNMCHEASGIGMTDTIGVGKGTVVFDDLEKADAIFVIGQNPGTNHPRMLEPLREAVERGAQVVCFNPLKERGLERFQHPQHPFEMLSNGSEPTNTAYFRPALGGDMAVMRGIAKFLLQWEREAQQAGQPAVFDHQFLQQHTVGLDDYLAQVDATSWDQIVEQSGLSLSDIQLAADMYRRAERVIMCWAMGVTQHRHSVPTVQEIANLMLLRGNVGKPGAGLSPVRGHSNVQGDRTMGIDEQPPAWLLDALEQRFAFKVPRQHGHNTVRAIQAMEDQYANVFIGLGGNFVQATPDTPRTHEAMRKCDLTVHISTKLNRSHLVTGKEALILPCLGRTEVDMQAEGPQGVTVEDTFSMVHISYGQLPPGSEHLRSEPAIIAGMAKATLGNHPIDWDNVIAHYDRIRDLIADTIPGFADFNAKLQQPGGFHLGNAASERRWNTASGKAQFKPCALPKQLINEGVTARGDKPDLILQTMRSHDQYNTTLYGLDDRYRGVFGLREVIFVNEEEIRRLGFAPGDKVDLVSLWDDGRERRVSGFMLVAYDIPAGQAAAYYPETNPLVPLDSYGERTFTPTSKFIAIKLEKAQEDNTIPSAAL
- a CDS encoding EamA family transporter; the protein is MPLVILVGMGVGICSSVIPYACDQLAMSRLPRESFALLLALLPASATIIAAIVLAQIPTLQDLLGIMLVMSGIAVHRPAGG
- a CDS encoding bile acid:sodium symporter family protein, translating into MSTFERVNRLFPVWAILFALCAAWQPEWFTGLAAQIQLLLAIIMFAMGLTLSRHDFLGVIRAPLPIVVGLILQFSIMPLAALLVSWALGLSPELTTGMVLVGATAGGTASNVMTWLAGGNVALSVSMTLVSTLVSVAATPLLTWALVGQSVEVPVWGMFLSIAKLVIAPIAFGVIIHHFLGQQIKRVEPALATLAMVAIVIIIAIVVGLNAGRLATLGPMVALAVVLHNAIGLAGGYNIGRLLGFDKRTSRTIAIEVGMQNSGLAVSLASQFFSATSALPGALFSVWHNVSGSLLAGYWKRRSVDDEPEQSLAK
- a CDS encoding TAXI family TRAP transporter solute-binding subunit gives rise to the protein MGIPILASQRLSQLTGSVLLSVLALGSASPASADTPLVIATASPTGVYHITGRILCRLVQTPCEARPSGGSVDNLRALRADEVPIALAQSDLQYHAVSGTEGFAEAGPDESLRALFSVHSEPFTLVARRDAGIDTLDDLAGHSVNIGNPGSGQRGTMLQLMEAQDWTFSDFAVVNELPADQQSMELCHGNIDAMVYTVGHPDTSIRQAVDLCDAVLVNVEGPAVDALLENAPYYSQATIPAGLYYEDQPEITTFGVRATLLTNESTDPDLVYELVSTLFDNFDRFTTFHPAYSVLTPETMIEDGLSAPLHEGALRYYQEQGWMEDDDAVGENGMGDGVEEETKEEGE